One part of the Lotus japonicus ecotype B-129 chromosome 2, LjGifu_v1.2 genome encodes these proteins:
- the LOC130736396 gene encoding uncharacterized protein LOC130736396: MVAGRNDEAIAEALAMMAGAIGQGQQANLGNHNQDEFCALGKFQRNNPPTFEGAYDPDKAQAWLKAIEKIFRVMNCTDAQKVQFGTHMLEKEAEDWWDNTVQRFEGDGMKITWDLFKGAFLEKYYPEDVCGKKEIEFLELKQGNGTVAEYATKFEELIKFCPHYNTAEAERSKCNKFVNGLRPEIKKVVGYQ; the protein is encoded by the coding sequence ATGGTTGCCGGAAGGAATGATGAAGCTATCGCTGAGGCATTGGCAATGATGGCTGGCGCCATTGGGCAAGGTCAGCAAGCGAACCTTGGGAACCATAATCAGGATGAATTTTGTGCTTTGGGAAAGTTTCAGAGGAACAATCCGCCAACCTTTGAAGGAGCATACGACCCTGACAAAGCACAGGCATGGCTGAAAgcaattgagaagatctttcgaGTCATGAATTGTACTGACGCGCAGAAGGTGCAGTTTGGCACCCATATGCTTgagaaagaagctgaagattggtGGGACAACACTGTTCAGAGGTTTGAAGGTGATGGGATGAAGATTACTTGGGATCTTTTCAAGGGTGcatttctggagaagtactATCCAGAAGATGTGTGtggaaagaaggaaattgagTTTCTTGAACTGAAGCAGGGTAATGGAACCGTGGCGGagtatgctacaaagtttgaGGAATTGATTAAGTTTTGTCCCCACTACAATACTGCCGAAGCTGAGAGATCTAAGTGTAACAagtttgtgaatggtttgagacCTGAGATCAAGAAGGTTGTGGGATATCAATAG